The following proteins come from a genomic window of Leguminivora glycinivorella isolate SPB_JAAS2020 chromosome 6, LegGlyc_1.1, whole genome shotgun sequence:
- the LOC125226959 gene encoding uncharacterized protein LOC125226959: MCTVAINCQCHYVNVNEVVLAVPDPVSAIVVNVVMMLEPQSNNDWMDWTILDYLNEDCWHAVLQYVPILDLIHTESTSRQWQKMVLQYLQGIHISILEKKYKFKRANRNARVLELSHSSYDLDFKSFNMWIKKVGPPVVATYCDNVETLILIRENCPNLESLTLNSLHNRCSCCGLLDSFPYNLNMDFRCLRGLYFTSCNVSDHCVSHFIADKAVEELEFNNCNIMTGDFFNTIDLSNLRALLLENCDDLEAEHLLSAVEYLGNLEKLVLNHMCADIYKGVQGILDKMPKLEYLIIYDEKDSLPCYDYKPLLCLTRLKYLQLNIQLPDEAAAGILQGCKDLTTLKCDCSDMSESFVTELLCTRGARLRKLDLMMLALEDDDIVAIISACPELTMLVVSGAWLSPALPARAAAARRAVRPGVVLRLDLSGTGLSDPNELGELFGDYEPMKLEYEELIIEI, translated from the exons atgtgtacagtGGCCAtaaattgtcaatgtcattaTGTCAACGTCAACGAGGTTGTGCTGGCTGTACCCGACCCGGTGTCGGCGATTGTTGTTAATGTTGTTATG ATGTTAGAACCACAAAGTAATAATGATTGGATGGATTGGACAATACTTGATTACTTAAATGAAGATTGCTGGCATGCTGTGCTGCAATATGTGCCCATCCTGGACCTCATTCATACTGAGAGCACTAGCAGACAATGGCAGAAAATGGTCCTGCAGTACTTACAAG GAATTCATATAAgtatattagaaaaaaaatataaattcaaaAGGGCTAATCGTAATGCTCGTGTGTTGGAACTATCTCACTCTAGTTATGACCTTGACTTCAAGTCATTTAATATGTGGATCAAGAAAGTTGGGCCGCCCGTCGTGGCCACTTACTGTGACAATGTGGAAACATTAATACTAATTAGAGAAAACTGTCCTAATTTAGAAAGCCTGACT TTGAACAGCTTGCATAACCGATGTAGCTGCTGTGGTTTATTGGATAGTTTCCCGTACAACCTGAACATGGACTTCAGGTGCTTGCGAGGGCTGTACTTCACTTCATGTAAT gtgTCGGACCACTGTGTTTCTCATTTTATAGCAGATAAAGCTGTAGAAGAACTAGAATTTAACAATTGTAACATAATGACAggggattttttcaatactATAGACTTGTCAAACTTGAGAGCTCTTCTCTTAGAAAATTGTGACGATTTAGAGGCTGAGCACTTGCTTTCTGCAGTCGAGTATCTTGGCAACCTGGAAAAGTTAGTCCTTAACCATATGTGTGCCGACATATACAAAGGAGTTCAAGGAATTCTGGATAAGATGCCCAAATTGGAATATCTAATAATATATGATGAGAAAGACTCATTGCCTTGCTATGACTATAAGCCTTTATTATGTTTGACTCGTTTGAAGTATCTCCAGCTGAATATCCAATTGCCCGATGAAGCCGCGGCAGGTATACTGCAGGGTTGCAAGGATTTGACAACTTTGAAGTGTGACTGTTCTG ATATGAGCGAGTCCTTCGTGACAGAGTTGCTGTGCACACGGGGCGCGCGGCTTCGCAAGCTGGATCTGATGATGCTGGCCTTGGAAGACGATGATATAGTGGCCATCATCAGCGCTTGCCCCGAGCTCACG ATGTTGGTAGTGTCGGGCGCGTGGCTGTCGCCCGCGCTgccggcgcgcgcggcggcggcgcggcgcgcggtgCGGCCGGGCGTCGTGCTGCGGCTCGACCTCTCCGGGACCGGCTTGTCCGACCCGAACGAACTG GGAGAACTTTTCGGAGATTATGAACCGATGAAGTTGGAGTATGAAGAACTAATTATAGAAATTTAA
- the LOC125227510 gene encoding histone lysine acetyltransferase CREBBP-like, translated as MDMRPAILKNELPPSYEQAGESLQHANSCGNDDCSQQICLKIKAFKNHFPKCQQRSNCMDCKFLFKFFGCHAQSCTKVNCQTPFCFRIKQKMALKETLSELKRLRAVELLLDTISADRLEYFGNNQDKAVYARKVETYIYDRAFTLDEYYRLLAVKRWDVVMDIDEREYERCGFFWDRRDVLSKAVQTDEVHIVPITPEDH; from the exons ATGGACATGCGCCCAGCAATTCTTAAGAATGAGCTGCCTCCAAGTTACGAGCAAGCAGGAGAATCGCTTCAACATGCCAACTCATGCGGCAATGATGACTGCAGCCAGCAAATTTGTCTGAAAATAAAG GCTTTCAAGAACCACTTCCCGAAATGCCAGCAACGATCAAACTGCATGGACTGCAAGTTTCTCTTCAAATTCTTCGGCTGCCATGCTCAAAGCTGCACCAAGGTTAACTGTCAGACGCCATTTTGTTTTCGCATCAAACAGAAAATGGCGTTGAAAGAAACTTTGTCAGAACTTAAGAGGTTGCGTGCTGTGGAATTGCT ACTTGACACCATCTCAGCGGACAGGCTCGAGTATTTCGGGAACAACCAGGACAAGGCGGTGTACGCGAGGAAAGTGGAAACGTACATCTACGACCGCGCGTTCACGCTGGACGAATACTACCGCCTTCTGGCTGTCAAGAGATGGGACGTAGTGATGGACATAGATGAGAGAGAGTATGAGAGATGCGGTTTTTTTTGGGATCGCCGTGACGTGTTGTCCAAGGCTGTTCAG ACTGATGAAGTTCACATAGTCCCCATCACACCAGAGGATCATTGA
- the LOC125227147 gene encoding protein asteroid-like codes for MGVRGLTTYINYNQKAFLRDHLLHDTNLVIDGHSLCAQLYRLLNSFSAFGGDYDKFAAYVKTFFKNLRKCNITPYVIFDGAYERRKLKTAYSRLKARIRGASELDPVTQSSLQIFPILLRDTFRDVLVEMGIAYTVCEFEADDEIAAMARHLDCPVLSYDSDFFIYNVLYIPFNTIELKPTPIGTKENGEKINALECKMYKVEYMLKHFGGLEDELLPLLATLLGNDYVQKRVFNKFFSQLKLPKSKKKKNDQQRCIHGLFKWLQNETLESAIAKIIGRMKKNQKDRVFYIIKRSIEGYNSKTCNSLKYFNIGHSDDTESTVELNMPESDENESEQEEEQEKELSDDDSNDDDDKSSSGESIQDEQLVLGVPEWYAERLRTNFIPQPYLNLYVHHLHFCAPQAEDYTDEDSFICTLPIMRYAFDLLTDFSEDYCIYVSRDGLNYKRIFVNKEYSICRLFDSPFYELTEEQLKQCFVHFIKEKMPKLDLTVLEDLPSNFRIYMIAILWWVLQTKPPLAHVLSLLTCYVTLEVIDEKTGTFRGHNHFNNKYSKKIEELKRLPVTSNTDEIFLNRNKVQYEDCLLAASVLLKHFEIDASINKKPKSYDAKKMHSFARFQCCLLQLNSLNNLCYNPYEATKYWKSFNGTFVYNIALALEHQMEPYLYLQQYIKGAGVLRFLKNLYEVYEKCAVAMDLETTKWMGKKRERRRRKHVSQDDDDFNHFGTKGFESEVII; via the coding sequence ATGGGTGTCAGAGGCTTAACaacttatataaattataaccaAAAGGCGTTTCTCCGTGACCACCTCCTCCACGATACGAATCTTGTGATAGACGGACACAGTTTGTGTGCTCAGTTATACCGGCTATTGAACAGCTTCTCAGCGTTTGGCGGAGACTATGACAAGTTCGCAGCGTACGTTAAAACCTTCTTTAAGAACCTTCGAAAATGTAACATCACGCCTTACGTCATTTTCGATGGCGCGTATGAGAGGCGCAAGTTGAAAACTGCTTACAGTCGCCTCAAAGCCAGGATTAGAGGAGCATCTGAACTGGATCCTGTAACACAGAGCAGCCTTCAAATTTTCCCAATTCTGCTACGAGATACTTTCAGGGATGTTCTCGTTGAAATGGGCATAGCATACACTGTCTGTGAATTTGAAGCTGATGATGAAATAGCTGCTATGGCTAGGCATTTGGACTGCCCAGTGTTGAGTTATGACTCAGATTTCTTCATCTACAATGTTCTGTACATACCTTTTAATACTATCGAGTTGAAACCAACACCAATTGGGACAAAAGAAAATGGGGAAAAAATAAATGCTTTGGAGTGTAAAATGTATAAAGTTGAATACATGCTGAAGCATTTTGGTGGGCTAGAAGATGAACTCCTTCCTCTATTGGCAACTCTGCTGGGTAATGACTATGTTCAGAAAAGAGTTTTTAACAAATTCTTCTCTCAACTCAAACTGCCAAAGAGCAAAAAGAAAAAGAATGACCAACAAAGATGCATTCACGGCTTATTCAAATGGCTGCAAAATGAGACTTTGGAATCAGCTATTGCTAAAATTATTGGTAGAATGAAGAAGAATCAGAAAGATAGAGTTTTTTACATTATCAAAAGAAGTATTGAAGGATATAATAGCAAAACTTGCAATTCGTTAAAATATTTCAACATTGGGCATAGTGACGATACTGAGTCAACTGTTGAGCTGAATATGCCGGAATCTGATGAGAATGAGTCAGAACAAGAAGAAGAACAAGAGAAGGAGTTATCAGATGATGAcagtaatgatgatgatgacaaatCCTCATCAGGAGAGAGTATTCAAGATGAACAACTTGTTCTCGGTGTTCCAGAATGGTATGCAGAGAGATTAAGAACTAATTTTATTCCACAGCCATATCTAAACTTGTACGTCCACCATCTCCACTTTTGCGCCCCTCAAGCAGAGGACTACACTGATGAAGACTCCTTCATATGCACTTTACCGATTATGAGATATGCTTTTGATTTGTTAACAGACTTTTCTGAAGATTATTGCATATATGTTAGTAGAGATGGCCTGAACTACAAGAGAATATTTGTAAACAAGGAATATTCAATATGCAGGCTCTTTGATTCACCATTTTATGAACTAACAGAAGAGCAGTTGAAACAATGTTTTGTACattttattaaagaaaaaatgccTAAACTAGACTTGACAGTGTTAGAAGATTTGCCGTCTAATTTTAGGATATACATGATAGCAATATTGTGGTGGGTGCTTCAAACTAAGCCTCCATTGGCACATGTCCTAAGTTTATTAACATGTTACGTAACATTGGAGGTAATTGATGAGAAAACAGGGACATTCCGTGGACACAATCATTTTAACAACAAGTACTCGAAGAAAATAGAAGAACTTAAAAGGTTGCCTGTTACAAGTAACACTGATGAGATTTTTTTGAACAGGAACAAGGTCCAATATGAAGACTGTTTATTGGCTGCCAGTGTTCTGCTCAAGCACTTTGAAATAGACGCTAGCATAAATAAGAAGCCAAAGAGTTATGATGCGAAGAAAATGCATTCTTTTGCAAGGTTTCAATGTTGCTTACTGCAGCTTAATTCATTGAATAATTTATGCTACAATCCGTATGAAGCTACTAAATATTGGAAAAGTTTCAATGGCACCTTTGTTTATAATATAGCTTTGGCATTGGAGCATCAAATGGAGCCGTATCTATATCTACAGCAATACATAAAGGGTGCTGGTGTGTTAAGGTTTTTgaaaaatttgtatgaagtatATGAAAAGTGTGCGGTAGCTATGGATTTGGAAACTACAAAATGGATGGGGAAGAAACGAGAGCGGAGGAGGCGAAAGCATGTATCtcaggatgatgatgattttaatCATTTTGGTACAAAAGGTTTTGAATCTGaagttattatataa